A window of Cellulomonas fimi contains these coding sequences:
- the hemL gene encoding glutamate-1-semialdehyde 2,1-aminomutase, with the protein MSRYGSSEAAVAGRTSAETFAHAQAVIPGGVNSPVRAFGAVGGTPPFIASGSGPYVTDVDGHEYVDLVGSWGPALLGHAHPEVVEAVQAAAARGLGFGAPTVTEVDLVDEIRSRVPAAEMVRLVSTGTEATMTALRLARAHTGRDLVVKFAGCYHGHVDALLASAGSGVATLALPDSAGVSTAVAAETIVLPYNDVDAVAEAFATHGDRIAAVITEAAPANMGVVPPGPGFNGELRRLTAEHGALLIQDEVLTGFRVGYSGWWGLEGLREGWAADLFTFGKVIGGGLPVAAVGGRRDVMRNLAPVGPVYQAGTLSGNPVATAAGLATLRLADAPVYARIDQTAATLRTEVSRVLAEESVPHSVQWAGSLFSTMFGPEAATHGVRDYAAVQATEAWRYAPFHRALLEAGVYAPPSPFEAWFVSAAHDDAAVERVLSALPAAARAAAAAAPPA; encoded by the coding sequence CCAGGCCGTGATCCCCGGCGGTGTGAACTCCCCCGTGCGGGCCTTCGGCGCGGTCGGGGGGACCCCGCCGTTCATCGCGTCGGGCAGCGGCCCCTACGTCACAGACGTGGACGGGCACGAGTACGTCGACCTGGTCGGCTCGTGGGGCCCGGCGCTGCTGGGCCACGCGCACCCCGAGGTCGTCGAGGCCGTGCAGGCCGCCGCGGCCCGCGGTCTCGGGTTCGGCGCCCCGACGGTCACCGAGGTCGACCTGGTCGACGAGATCCGCTCGCGCGTCCCCGCCGCGGAGATGGTGCGGCTCGTCTCGACCGGCACCGAGGCCACGATGACCGCGCTGCGCCTCGCGCGCGCCCACACGGGCCGCGACCTCGTCGTGAAGTTCGCGGGCTGCTACCACGGGCACGTCGACGCGCTGCTGGCGTCGGCGGGCTCGGGTGTCGCGACGCTCGCGCTGCCCGACTCGGCCGGCGTCTCGACGGCCGTCGCGGCCGAGACGATCGTGCTCCCCTACAACGACGTCGACGCGGTCGCGGAGGCGTTCGCGACGCACGGCGACCGGATCGCCGCGGTCATCACCGAGGCCGCGCCCGCCAACATGGGCGTCGTCCCGCCGGGGCCGGGCTTCAACGGCGAGCTGCGCCGGCTGACGGCCGAGCACGGTGCGCTGCTCATCCAGGACGAGGTGCTCACCGGCTTCCGGGTCGGGTACTCGGGCTGGTGGGGGCTCGAGGGCCTGCGGGAGGGCTGGGCCGCGGACCTGTTCACGTTCGGCAAGGTCATCGGCGGCGGTCTGCCCGTCGCGGCCGTGGGCGGTCGGCGCGACGTGATGCGGAACCTCGCGCCGGTCGGGCCGGTCTACCAGGCGGGCACGCTGTCGGGGAACCCGGTCGCGACCGCCGCCGGCCTGGCGACGCTCCGGCTCGCCGACGCGCCGGTGTACGCCCGGATCGACCAGACCGCGGCGACGCTGCGCACCGAGGTGTCGCGCGTGCTCGCGGAGGAGTCCGTCCCGCACAGCGTGCAGTGGGCGGGCAGCCTGTTCAGCACGATGTTCGGCCCCGAGGCCGCGACCCACGGCGTCCGCGACTACGCGGCGGTGCAGGCGACGGAGGCGTGGCGGTACGCGCCCTTCCACCGCGCGCTGCTGGAGGCGGGCGTGTACGCGCCGCCGTCGCCGTTCGAGGCGTGGTTCGTCTCGGCCGCGCACGACGACGCCGCCGTCGAGCGGGTCCTGTCGGCGCTCCCGGCCGCCGCGCGCGCCGCCGCCGCGGCCGCCCCGCCTGCCTGA